Proteins encoded together in one Neisseria lactamica window:
- a CDS encoding acyltransferase family protein: protein MQAVRYRPEIDGLRAVAVLSVIIFHLNNRWLPGGFLGVDIFFVISGFLITGIILSEIQNGSFSFRGFYTRRIKRIYPAFIAAVSLASVIASQIFLYEDFNQMRKTVELSAVFLSNIYLGFQQGYFDLSANENPVLHIWSLAVEEQYYLLYPLLLIFCCKKTKSLRVLRNISIILFLILTASSFLPSGFYTDILNQPNTYYLSTLRFPELLAGSLLAVYGQTQNGRRQTANGKRQLLSSLCFGALLACLFVIDKHNPFIPGMTLLLPCLLTALLIRSMQYGTLPTRILSASPIVFVGKISYSLYLYHWIFIAFAHYITGDKQLGLPAVSAVAALTAGFSLLSYYLIEQPLRKRKMTFKKAFFCLYLAPSLILVGYNLYARGILKQEHLRPLPGAPLAAENHFPETVLTLGDSHAGHLRGFLDYVGSREGWKAKILSLDSECLVWVDEKLADNPLCRKYRDEVEKAEAVFIAQFYDLRMGGQPVPRFEAQSFLIPGFQARFRETVKRIAAVKPVYVFANNTSISRSPLREEKLKRFAANQYLRPIQAMGDIGKSNQAVFDLVKDIPNVHWVDAQKYLPKNTVEIHGRYLYGDQDHLTYFGSYYMGREFHKHERLLKSSHGGALQ from the coding sequence ATGCAAGCTGTCCGATACAGGCCTGAAATTGACGGATTGCGGGCCGTTGCCGTGCTATCCGTCATTATTTTCCACCTGAATAACCGCTGGCTGCCCGGAGGATTCTTGGGGGTGGACATTTTCTTTGTCATCTCGGGATTCCTCATTACCGGCATCATTCTTTCTGAAATACAGAACGGTTCTTTTTCTTTCCGGGGTTTTTATACCCGCAGGATTAAGCGGATTTACCCTGCCTTTATTGCGGCCGTGTCGCTGGCTTCGGTGATTGCCTCTCAAATCTTCCTTTACGAAGATTTCAACCAAATGCGGAAAACCGTGGAGCTTTCTGCGGTTTTCTTGTCCAATATTTATTTGGGGTTTCAGCAGGGGTATTTCGATTTGAGTGCCAACGAGAACCCCGTACTGCATATTTGGTCTTTGGCGGTAGAGGAACAGTATTACCTCCTGTATCCCCTTTTGCTGATATTCTGCTGCAAAAAAACCAAATCGCTACGGGTGCTGCGTAACATCAGCATCATCCTGTTTCTGATTTTGACTGCCTCATCGTTTTTGCCAAGCGGGTTTTATACCGATATTCTCAACCAACCCAATACTTATTACCTTTCGACACTGAGGTTTCCCGAGCTGTTGGCAGGTTCGCTGCTGGCGGTTTACGGGCAAACGCAAAACGGCAGACGGCAAACAGCAAACGGAAAACGGCAGTTGCTTTCATCACTCTGCTTCGGCGCATTGCTTGCCTGCCTGTTCGTGATTGACAAACACAATCCGTTTATCCCGGGAATGACCCTGCTCCTTCCCTGCCTGCTGACGGCACTGCTTATCCGGAGTATGCAATACGGGACACTTCCGACCCGCATCCTGTCGGCAAGCCCCATCGTATTTGTCGGCAAAATCTCTTATTCCCTATACCTGTACCATTGGATTTTTATTGCCTTCGCCCATTACATTACAGGCGACAAACAGCTCGGACTGCCTGCCGTATCGGCGGTTGCCGCGTTGACGGCCGGATTTTCCCTGTTGAGTTATTATTTGATTGAACAGCCGCTTAGAAAACGGAAGATGACCTTCAAAAAGGCATTTTTCTGCCTCTATCTCGCCCCGTCCCTGATACTTGTCGGTTACAACCTGTACGCAAGGGGGATATTGAAACAGGAACACCTCCGCCCGTTGCCCGGCGCGCCCCTTGCTGCGGAAAATCATTTTCCGGAAACCGTCCTGACCCTCGGCGACTCGCACGCCGGACACCTGCGGGGGTTTCTGGATTATGTCGGCAGCCGGGAAGGGTGGAAAGCCAAAATCCTGTCCCTCGATTCGGAGTGTTTGGTTTGGGTAGATGAGAAGCTGGCAGACAACCCGTTATGTCGAAAATACCGGGATGAAGTTGAAAAAGCCGAAGCCGTTTTCATTGCCCAATTCTATGATTTGAGGATGGGCGGCCAGCCCGTGCCGAGATTTGAAGCGCAATCCTTCCTAATACCCGGGTTCCAAGCCCGATTCAGGGAAACCGTCAAAAGGATAGCCGCCGTCAAACCCGTCTATGTTTTTGCAAACAACACATCAATCAGCCGTTCGCCCCTGAGGGAGGAAAAATTGAAAAGATTTGCCGCAAACCAATATCTCCGCCCCATTCAGGCTATGGGCGACATCGGCAAGAGCAATCAGGCGGTTTTTGATTTGGTTAAAGATATCCCCAATGTGCATTGGGTGGACGCACAAAAATACCTGCCCAAAAACACGGTCGAAATACACGGACGCTATCTTTACGGCGACCAAGACCACCTGACCTATTTCGGTTCTTATTATATGGGGCGGGAATTCCACAAACACGAACGCCTGCTTAAATCTTCCCACGGCGGCGCATTGCAGTAG